A single region of the Serinus canaria isolate serCan28SL12 chromosome 1, serCan2020, whole genome shotgun sequence genome encodes:
- the MLNR gene encoding motilin receptor isoform X2 — translation MRRGGGGNGSESEPEWPWPWPPCDERLCLALPMWVLVPITAVCLGLFVVGVAGNVLTVLVVRSYRDMKTTTNLYLGSMAVSDLLILMGLPFDLYRLWRSRPWIFGQLLCRLSHYLSEGCTYCTILHITALTVERYLAICFPLKAKVVVTKRRVKATIGVLWAFALLSASPFFFLVGVEQPDNHTDFSRECKPTPQALQSGLLATMFWVTTCYFVLPVTCLSVLYGCIGRELWRSNTRLRGPSSLLREKGHRQTVRILGSYLSTPRT, via the exons AtgcggcgcggcggcggcgggaacGGCAGCGAGAGCGAGCCCGAGTGGCCGTGGCCGTGGCCGCCCTGCGATGAGCGGCTGTGCCTGGCGCTGCCCATGTGGGTGCTTGTTCCCATCACGGCCGTCTGCCTGGGGCTCTTCGTGGTCGGCGTGGCGGGCAATGTCCTCACGGTGCTGGTCGTCCGCAGCTACCGCGACATGAAGACTACCACCAACCTCTACCTGGGCAGCATGGCCGTCTCGGACCTGCTCATCCTCATGGGGCTGCCCTTCGACCTCTACCGCCTCTGGCGCTCCCGACCCTGGATCTTCGGGCAGCTGCTGTGCCGCCTCTCGCACTACCTGAGCGAGGGCTGCACCTACTGCACCATCCTCCACATCACCGCCCTCACCGTGGAGCGCTACCTTGCCATCTGCTTCCCCCTCAAGGCCAAGGTGGTCGTCACCAAGCGCCGGGTGAAAGCCACCATCGGTGTCCTTTGGGCCTTTGCCTTGCTCTCCGCCAGcccctttttcttcctggtcGGCGTGGAGCAGCCCGACAACCACACTGACTTCAGCCGCGAGTGCAAGCCCACCCCGCAGGCGCTGCAGTCCGGCCTGCTGGCCACCATGTTCTGGGTCACCACCTGCTACTTCGTGCTGCCCGTCACCTGCCTCAGCGTCCTCTACGGCTGCATTGGCCGCGAGCTGTGGCGGAGCAACACCCGCCTGCGGGGCCCCAGCTCGCTCCTCCGGGAGAAGGGGCACCGCCAGACAGTCAGGATCTTGG GATCATATTTATCAACACCCAGGACATGA
- the MLNR gene encoding motilin receptor isoform X1, which produces MRRGGGGNGSESEPEWPWPWPPCDERLCLALPMWVLVPITAVCLGLFVVGVAGNVLTVLVVRSYRDMKTTTNLYLGSMAVSDLLILMGLPFDLYRLWRSRPWIFGQLLCRLSHYLSEGCTYCTILHITALTVERYLAICFPLKAKVVVTKRRVKATIGVLWAFALLSASPFFFLVGVEQPDNHTDFSRECKPTPQALQSGLLATMFWVTTCYFVLPVTCLSVLYGCIGRELWRSNTRLRGPSSLLREKGHRQTVRILAVVVLAFVICWLPFHIGRIIFINTQDMRTMLFSQYFNIFALQLFYLSASINPVLYNLVSKKYRAAACKLLLPRRAAERAFTVTKDAGGYTETSTRHEYTTSF; this is translated from the exons AtgcggcgcggcggcggcgggaacGGCAGCGAGAGCGAGCCCGAGTGGCCGTGGCCGTGGCCGCCCTGCGATGAGCGGCTGTGCCTGGCGCTGCCCATGTGGGTGCTTGTTCCCATCACGGCCGTCTGCCTGGGGCTCTTCGTGGTCGGCGTGGCGGGCAATGTCCTCACGGTGCTGGTCGTCCGCAGCTACCGCGACATGAAGACTACCACCAACCTCTACCTGGGCAGCATGGCCGTCTCGGACCTGCTCATCCTCATGGGGCTGCCCTTCGACCTCTACCGCCTCTGGCGCTCCCGACCCTGGATCTTCGGGCAGCTGCTGTGCCGCCTCTCGCACTACCTGAGCGAGGGCTGCACCTACTGCACCATCCTCCACATCACCGCCCTCACCGTGGAGCGCTACCTTGCCATCTGCTTCCCCCTCAAGGCCAAGGTGGTCGTCACCAAGCGCCGGGTGAAAGCCACCATCGGTGTCCTTTGGGCCTTTGCCTTGCTCTCCGCCAGcccctttttcttcctggtcGGCGTGGAGCAGCCCGACAACCACACTGACTTCAGCCGCGAGTGCAAGCCCACCCCGCAGGCGCTGCAGTCCGGCCTGCTGGCCACCATGTTCTGGGTCACCACCTGCTACTTCGTGCTGCCCGTCACCTGCCTCAGCGTCCTCTACGGCTGCATTGGCCGCGAGCTGTGGCGGAGCAACACCCGCCTGCGGGGCCCCAGCTCGCTCCTCCGGGAGAAGGGGCACCGCCAGACAGTCAGGATCTTGG CTGTGGTGGTTCTGGCCTTTGTAATTTGCTGGTTGCCTTTCCACATTGGCAGGATCATATTTATCAACACCCAGGACATGAGGACTATGCTGTTCTCCCAGTACTTTAATATATTCGCCCTGCAGCTTTTCTACCTGAGCGCATCCATCAACCCTGTCCTCTACAACCTCGTTTCCAAGAAGTACAGGGCAGCAGCctgcaagctgctgctgccacgcCGAGCTGCAGAAAGGGCTTTCACAGTAACAAAGGACGCTGGGGGCTACACAGAGACCAGCACAAGGCACGAGTACACCACCAGCTTCTGA